The uncultured Desulfobulbus sp. genome window below encodes:
- a CDS encoding branched-chain amino acid ABC transporter permease, protein MKTRNYLPLIGLSALMVVLHLLTVWTGTQYYLTQLTMSAYYGLVIIGLGVLMGYAGQISIGHAGFFAIGGYLAAALTTRNLEPFAHTWWVQLLDKAGVIVHGQDIYGLSQMTFTPWMACIVAVTTAGVVALVIGIPVLKLKGHYLAMATLGFGTIVYRIFLAMPYFGESDGITEVPGFTLLPFLTISGDMSHRVLNFYASWILLILCMLFLINLIGSRVGRALRSLHSSEEAAEASGINAGRFKLKVFVLSAIYAAIAGVLLTHYNGGIGPSEASVMKSVRYVALVAVGGMLNLWGTLIMGVGLTFLSLRGVFGSFDDAVFGGILILVMLFSPEGILSFKLRPLLRQLILGGRA, encoded by the coding sequence ATGAAGACCCGAAACTATCTTCCCTTAATTGGCTTAAGTGCGCTCATGGTGGTCCTGCACCTGCTCACGGTGTGGACCGGAACCCAATATTACCTGACCCAGTTAACCATGTCGGCCTATTACGGACTGGTGATCATCGGCCTGGGTGTACTTATGGGTTACGCCGGTCAGATTTCCATCGGTCATGCCGGATTTTTTGCCATTGGCGGTTACCTGGCGGCCGCATTGACCACCCGCAACCTGGAGCCCTTTGCCCACACCTGGTGGGTACAGCTGCTGGATAAAGCCGGTGTGATCGTCCATGGTCAGGATATATACGGTCTGAGCCAGATGACCTTTACCCCCTGGATGGCCTGTATTGTTGCCGTGACCACCGCCGGTGTGGTGGCGCTGGTTATTGGCATCCCCGTGCTCAAGTTGAAAGGACATTATCTGGCCATGGCGACCTTGGGCTTTGGCACCATTGTCTACCGCATATTTTTGGCCATGCCTTATTTCGGTGAGTCGGACGGCATTACCGAGGTTCCTGGTTTTACCCTGCTGCCCTTTCTCACCATCAGCGGCGACATGAGCCACCGGGTGCTTAATTTCTACGCATCCTGGATCCTGCTTATTTTGTGCATGCTCTTTCTCATTAACCTGATCGGCTCCCGAGTTGGCCGGGCGCTCCGTTCCCTGCACAGCTCGGAAGAGGCGGCCGAGGCCTCGGGCATCAACGCAGGACGTTTTAAACTCAAGGTCTTTGTCCTCAGCGCTATCTACGCGGCAATTGCCGGTGTGCTCCTCACCCATTACAACGGTGGTATAGGACCCTCCGAGGCATCTGTGATGAAGTCGGTGCGCTATGTGGCCCTGGTTGCCGTCGGCGGCATGCTCAACCTCTGGGGGACCCTGATCATGGGCGTTGGCCTGACCTTCCTTTCCCTGCGGGGTGTTTTTGGCAGCTTTGACGATGCCGTCTTTGGGGGCATTCTTATTCTGGTGATGCTCTTTTCCCCTGAAGGTATTCTCAGTTTTAAGCTTCGCCCTCTGTTGCGTCAGCTGATTTTAGGAGGTCGCGCATGA
- a CDS encoding ABC transporter ATP-binding protein: MSPKKPEKNEIMLELAGVHKRFGGLHAVNDVSFKVKTGSIKAVIGPNGAGKTTLFNLIAGNLPVSEGSIHFGGQAIQKQKTYEIARMGMARTFQNIKLFHGMSALECVMVGRHTRSRSGFFAGMLSLPTTWKEEKAIRTRSMELLDLLGIADLANTEAASLAFGQQRAVEMARALALEPKLILLDEPAAGLNIYETAEVARLICTIRDMGITVLLVEHDMSLVMDISDEIVVLSFGSKLAEDIPAHIQQNEEVIKIYLGEDETV, translated from the coding sequence ATGAGCCCCAAGAAGCCTGAGAAAAATGAGATCATGCTGGAACTTGCCGGGGTGCATAAACGCTTTGGCGGCCTGCATGCGGTCAACGACGTGAGTTTCAAGGTTAAAACCGGGAGCATCAAGGCGGTGATCGGACCTAACGGTGCCGGCAAGACCACGCTCTTTAATCTCATTGCCGGTAACCTGCCGGTGAGCGAAGGGAGTATTCATTTTGGCGGCCAGGCTATTCAAAAGCAAAAGACCTATGAGATCGCCCGCATGGGCATGGCTCGCACCTTTCAGAATATTAAGCTCTTTCATGGCATGAGTGCCCTGGAATGTGTCATGGTGGGACGGCATACCCGCAGCCGGAGCGGCTTCTTTGCGGGTATGCTCTCGCTCCCCACGACCTGGAAAGAGGAGAAGGCCATACGTACCCGTTCCATGGAGTTGCTTGATCTCTTGGGCATTGCTGATTTAGCCAACACCGAGGCCGCAAGCCTTGCCTTTGGCCAACAGCGAGCGGTGGAGATGGCCCGCGCTCTGGCCCTGGAACCCAAGCTGATCCTGCTGGATGAACCCGCCGCCGGATTGAATATCTACGAGACCGCCGAGGTGGCCCGGTTGATCTGTACCATCCGCGATATGGGCATTACTGTGCTCCTGGTGGAGCACGATATGTCCCTGGTTATGGATATCTCCGACGAGATTGTGGTGCTGAGCTTTGGCTCCAAGCTGGCAGAGGATATTCCGGCTCATATTCAGCAGAATGAAGAAGTCATAAAAATTTATCTGGGAGAAGATGAAACCGTGTAA
- a CDS encoding ABC transporter ATP-binding protein, producing the protein MLKIRNLDAGYGKLRVLKNISLHVDPGEIVTMIGANGAGKTTLLHTIIGLIKPTKGDISFLNTPCCRSSVGQIVASGCALVPENRQVFASMSVEENLLLGGHVLQKRQGRAAVHKELEHQYELFPILRERRNQFAGTLSGGEQQMLAMGRALMSKPRLVMMDEPSTGLAPLIVRDIFQIILRLREEGNTVLLIEQNAKAALGIADRGYVLEVGKVIVQGPSDILLANTDVQRAYLGREKVTE; encoded by the coding sequence ATGCTCAAGATTCGAAACCTCGATGCTGGCTACGGTAAACTCCGAGTCCTGAAAAATATCTCACTGCATGTGGATCCCGGCGAAATTGTCACCATGATCGGTGCCAACGGTGCCGGTAAAACCACGCTGCTGCATACCATCATTGGGTTGATTAAACCGACCAAAGGGGATATCAGCTTTCTCAACACTCCCTGCTGTCGCAGCTCGGTGGGGCAGATTGTTGCCTCCGGCTGTGCCTTGGTCCCTGAAAACCGTCAGGTCTTTGCCTCCATGTCGGTGGAGGAAAATCTTCTGCTTGGCGGTCATGTGCTCCAAAAAAGGCAGGGGCGTGCGGCTGTGCATAAGGAACTGGAGCATCAGTATGAACTCTTTCCCATTTTGCGGGAACGGCGCAATCAGTTTGCAGGAACCTTGTCAGGCGGTGAACAGCAGATGCTTGCCATGGGCAGGGCGCTGATGTCCAAACCCCGGTTGGTGATGATGGATGAGCCCTCCACCGGTCTGGCCCCCTTGATTGTCCGGGACATCTTTCAGATTATTCTCCGCCTGCGAGAAGAGGGCAATACGGTGCTGTTGATCGAGCAAAACGCCAAGGCTGCCTTGGGTATTGCCGATCGGGGATACGTGCTTGAGGTCGGCAAGGTTATTGTCCAGGGGCCCAGCGATATTTTGCTGGCCAACACCGATGTCCAGCGGGCCTACTTGGGCCGGGAAAAAGTTACAGAGTAG